A part of Myxococcus landrumus genomic DNA contains:
- a CDS encoding methyltransferase produces the protein MDFQARLEALTHQLLPWSPLWSCSILQGWPESGAAYPEEWRAYARSLDEAGERQLDQGALVDVPPASLRALLGALEELTALPWHEGVHPLSVTERQGLSDKKTHELERVLSLLGPRTRFIRQAADIGGGMGHLARLCARTFGWTFHSIDRDAALQDKGRRWLARTRPSGGDTLCFIQASVEDGLQPRIDPLFSGQDRASIGLHTCGPLALTQLRKSQGAGLVLNIGCCYDKLELPRDYPVSRVGSAHPLPFTPKALALTTRGRPWKSDAEFARMKRVYAWRFAFHLLSKRHFPEQGFVRAGDAPRGLYDGPFAAYALDRLERLGLDAGMTDAQLDAFEMSVRAETRELLLCHLLRDRFARALEVVLLLDRAMLLEELGFQVELLQLFAPRLSPRNLALIASRSA, from the coding sequence ATGGACTTCCAGGCGCGGCTCGAGGCGCTCACGCACCAACTCCTGCCCTGGTCCCCGCTCTGGTCCTGCTCCATCCTCCAGGGGTGGCCCGAGTCCGGCGCCGCCTATCCCGAGGAGTGGCGGGCCTATGCCCGGTCGCTCGATGAGGCGGGCGAGCGCCAACTGGACCAGGGGGCACTCGTGGACGTCCCGCCTGCCTCCCTCCGCGCGCTCCTGGGCGCACTCGAGGAGCTGACGGCGCTGCCCTGGCACGAAGGAGTTCACCCGCTCTCCGTCACGGAGCGGCAGGGGCTCAGCGACAAGAAGACCCACGAGCTCGAGCGGGTGCTCTCCCTGCTCGGGCCGAGAACACGCTTCATCCGACAGGCCGCCGATATCGGCGGTGGCATGGGGCATCTCGCCCGCCTCTGTGCACGGACGTTCGGGTGGACCTTCCACAGCATTGATCGCGACGCCGCCTTGCAGGACAAGGGGCGACGGTGGCTGGCGAGAACCCGCCCCTCCGGCGGGGACACCCTGTGCTTCATCCAGGCCTCCGTCGAGGACGGACTCCAGCCGCGAATCGACCCGCTCTTCTCCGGCCAGGACCGGGCGTCCATCGGTCTGCACACCTGCGGGCCGCTCGCGCTGACACAGCTCCGCAAGAGCCAGGGGGCGGGCCTCGTCCTGAACATCGGCTGCTGCTACGACAAGCTGGAGCTCCCCCGGGACTACCCCGTCTCCCGCGTCGGGAGCGCGCATCCACTCCCGTTCACCCCAAAGGCCCTGGCGCTGACGACGCGGGGACGCCCATGGAAGTCCGACGCGGAGTTCGCGCGGATGAAGCGGGTGTACGCGTGGCGCTTCGCGTTCCATCTCCTCTCGAAGCGGCACTTTCCCGAGCAGGGCTTCGTGCGAGCGGGAGACGCGCCCCGAGGCCTCTATGACGGTCCCTTCGCAGCCTACGCGCTCGACCGGTTGGAGCGCCTGGGGCTCGATGCCGGCATGACGGACGCCCAACTGGATGCCTTCGAGATGTCCGTTCGCGCCGAGACGAGGGAACTCCTGCTCTGCCATCTGCTGAGGGACCGCTTCGCGAGGGCGTTGGAGGTCGTTCTCCTGCTCGACCGCGCGATGCTCCTGGAAGAGCTCGGCTTCCAGGTCGAACTCCTCCAGCTCTTCGCGCCGCGACTGTCTCCTCGCAACCTCGCGCTCATCGCATCGCGGAGCGCTTGA
- a CDS encoding YybH family protein, protein MSRYRLPSIVLGLMLLTEPVLAQSPPAPAAPVRLPDVALPPALDRVLRDYERAWRAGDAAALASLFAEDGFVLQSNRPPVRGRAAIRAAYEGQGGGPLKLRALAFAAEDTSGYIIGAYGYGNSSGDTGKFTLTLRRAPGGPWLIVSDMDNANAPPRQR, encoded by the coding sequence ATGAGCCGCTATCGCCTTCCGTCCATTGTCCTCGGCTTGATGTTGTTGACCGAGCCCGTCCTGGCGCAGAGCCCCCCGGCCCCCGCCGCCCCCGTACGACTTCCCGATGTCGCATTGCCACCTGCGCTGGACCGCGTGCTGCGCGACTACGAGCGTGCATGGCGCGCAGGCGACGCGGCCGCACTTGCCTCGCTGTTCGCGGAAGATGGGTTCGTCCTCCAGAGCAATCGCCCGCCTGTCCGGGGTCGTGCGGCCATCCGGGCCGCCTATGAGGGCCAAGGCGGCGGTCCACTGAAGCTGCGTGCGCTCGCGTTCGCCGCTGAAGACACGAGCGGCTACATCATCGGTGCCTACGGTTACGGCAACAGCTCCGGCGACACGGGCAAATTCACCCTCACCCTGCGTCGCGCACCGGGTGGACCGTGGCTGATTGTCTCGGACATGGACAACGCGAACGCGCCGCCACGACAGCGGTAG
- a CDS encoding tetratricopeptide repeat protein, translating into MKRLLPVCLVVLVGCATTKGRPPEFATFIRNDYTAALAQARAERKPLFIDFGAVWCPPCRTMEAQVFTAPGFIAKAKDYVLLAVDVDDPINEPLLERFPVDNLPTLLVLDSETETPALRWMGGAGLEDVLALLDDARRALSAQVSGPELLLLEGDRAHARREHELAARKYQEAVEQGPGDWSRRTRAVESALNALWNAEAFQACAEYAVKTVPSLGEEERAGAASTGYSCARYAQEPKPWAAPAMKALEVHFEKAFAQAQKHGSKNQTWLYDSMADLLEARGDKEGARKLSEQYYVKVLAYRAEETTARGRAAWDSHLYSAAEASGHLADTLPLFVQTERELPDDFSASTRVAASLRELGRHDEALAATDRALKQAQGGRRLAVWLSRARTLERAGRVDEARKDLETALAEAERLPRMQREFSQYAVDAVRAALAALPGGK; encoded by the coding sequence ATGAAGCGGCTCCTCCCTGTCTGCCTTGTGGTCCTCGTGGGTTGTGCCACCACGAAGGGACGTCCCCCTGAGTTCGCGACGTTCATCCGGAACGACTACACAGCGGCGCTCGCCCAGGCCCGCGCCGAGCGAAAGCCGCTCTTCATCGACTTCGGCGCGGTGTGGTGTCCGCCCTGCCGGACGATGGAAGCCCAGGTCTTCACCGCGCCCGGCTTCATCGCGAAGGCGAAGGACTATGTCCTGCTCGCGGTGGACGTGGATGACCCCATCAATGAGCCGCTCCTGGAGCGCTTCCCGGTGGACAACCTGCCCACGTTGCTGGTGCTCGACTCCGAGACGGAGACGCCCGCGCTGCGCTGGATGGGAGGCGCGGGATTGGAGGATGTCCTGGCGCTGCTCGACGATGCCCGGCGCGCGCTGAGCGCCCAGGTGTCGGGGCCGGAGCTGTTGCTGCTCGAGGGCGACCGCGCCCATGCCCGGAGGGAGCACGAGCTGGCGGCGCGGAAGTATCAGGAGGCGGTGGAGCAGGGCCCCGGGGATTGGAGCCGTCGCACCCGGGCGGTGGAGTCCGCGCTCAACGCGCTGTGGAACGCCGAGGCGTTCCAGGCCTGCGCCGAGTATGCGGTGAAGACCGTCCCGAGCCTCGGCGAGGAGGAGCGGGCGGGCGCGGCGAGCACCGGCTACTCGTGCGCGCGCTACGCCCAGGAGCCCAAGCCCTGGGCCGCGCCGGCCATGAAGGCCCTGGAGGTCCACTTCGAGAAGGCCTTCGCACAGGCGCAGAAGCATGGCTCGAAGAACCAGACCTGGCTCTACGACTCCATGGCGGACCTGCTCGAAGCGCGGGGCGACAAGGAGGGGGCCCGGAAGCTCTCCGAGCAGTACTACGTGAAGGTGCTCGCGTACCGCGCCGAGGAGACCACGGCGCGGGGCAGGGCGGCGTGGGACTCCCATCTCTACAGTGCCGCGGAGGCGAGCGGGCACCTGGCGGACACCCTCCCACTCTTCGTCCAGACGGAGCGCGAGCTCCCCGACGACTTCTCCGCCAGCACGCGGGTGGCCGCGAGCCTCCGCGAACTCGGCCGGCATGACGAGGCGCTCGCCGCGACGGACCGTGCGCTGAAGCAGGCCCAGGGCGGCCGACGGCTGGCGGTGTGGTTGAGTCGGGCGCGGACGCTGGAGCGGGCGGGCCGCGTGGACGAGGCGCGCAAGGACCTGGAGACCGCGCTCGCGGAGGCGGAGCGACTGCCCAGGATGCAGCGGGAGTTCTCCCAGTACGCGGTGGACGCGGTGCGAGCCGCGCTGGCCGCGCTCCCGGGAGGGAAGTGA
- a CDS encoding TetR/AcrR family transcriptional regulator, which produces MATHRSGAGDPARTLELLWRKDMPSAGQRGPKPTLNVDAIIASAVELADGEGLEALTMRKLAERLSVGPMTLYTYVPGKAELVDLMLDQLYADMPRRAPEEAGWRARLEAVAHDNRALYERHAWMCDVATSRPPLGPGLMAKYEYELGALEGLGLDEVEMDAALTFVLGFVESSARSTSRARSASAETVQTEEAWWKAHEPLLARVMDPARYPLASRVGSAAGAAHGAAYSPEHAFGFGLQRVLDGLGALILSRQSRRPPTRTPR; this is translated from the coding sequence ATGGCCACACATCGCAGCGGCGCGGGGGACCCCGCCCGGACGCTGGAGCTTCTCTGGAGGAAGGACATGCCCTCCGCGGGGCAGCGAGGCCCCAAGCCGACGCTGAACGTCGACGCCATCATCGCCTCGGCGGTGGAGCTGGCGGACGGGGAGGGCCTGGAGGCGCTGACCATGCGCAAGCTGGCCGAGCGGCTCTCGGTGGGCCCCATGACGCTCTACACCTATGTCCCTGGCAAGGCGGAGCTGGTCGACTTGATGCTCGACCAGCTCTACGCGGACATGCCGCGTCGCGCGCCCGAAGAGGCCGGCTGGCGCGCCCGTCTCGAGGCGGTGGCCCATGACAACCGTGCGCTGTACGAGCGGCACGCATGGATGTGCGATGTCGCCACCAGCCGCCCACCCCTAGGCCCTGGGCTGATGGCGAAGTACGAGTACGAGCTCGGCGCGTTGGAGGGTCTCGGCCTGGATGAGGTGGAGATGGATGCGGCGCTGACCTTCGTGCTGGGCTTCGTCGAGTCCTCCGCGCGGAGCACGAGTCGCGCGCGCTCCGCCTCCGCAGAGACAGTGCAGACCGAGGAGGCCTGGTGGAAGGCGCACGAGCCACTGCTGGCCCGCGTCATGGACCCGGCTCGCTATCCGCTGGCCTCACGTGTGGGCTCCGCCGCGGGGGCTGCCCACGGCGCCGCCTACAGCCCGGAGCATGCCTTTGGCTTCGGCCTGCAGCGGGTCCTCGACGGGCTGGGCGCGCTCATCCTGTCCAGACAGTCGCGGAGGCCGCCGACCCGAACGCCCCGGTGA
- a CDS encoding VOC family protein, with protein sequence MRITASAISLNVEDVSASAAFVKRHFGFTEDMSADGFVSLSRKDAGFNLIFLRTGLKSLKPESLKHRKAEGILVAFVVDDIDAEYRRLRDEGVRIVTPIETEPWGERFFQVADDNGVILQLVQWMNPPPEGVAS encoded by the coding sequence ATGCGCATCACCGCATCCGCCATCTCCCTGAACGTCGAAGATGTGTCCGCGTCCGCGGCGTTCGTGAAGCGCCACTTCGGATTCACGGAGGACATGTCCGCGGACGGGTTCGTGTCCCTGTCGCGCAAGGACGCGGGGTTCAACCTCATCTTCCTGCGCACGGGGCTCAAGTCGCTGAAGCCCGAGTCGCTCAAGCACCGCAAGGCGGAGGGCATCCTCGTCGCGTTCGTCGTCGACGACATCGACGCCGAGTACCGACGCCTGCGGGACGAGGGCGTCCGAATCGTCACCCCCATCGAGACCGAGCCCTGGGGCGAGCGCTTCTTCCAGGTGGCGGATGACAATGGCGTCATCCTCCAACTGGTCCAATGGATGAACCCGCCGCCGGAAGGCGTGGCGAGCTGA
- a CDS encoding cytochrome-c peroxidase, with amino-acid sequence MVPMRLIARLASAFALGGLTQCTPSTPGEDPASATEVPTTTEAQSLHGHTPTGKALFIQAFPNTNGRSCATCHVLEDSTALRPAHVQALFASNPRDVLFNRIDADDPGAAVPTYEHLKKGLVRVVLSLPANMDVIDTQGQVITSPDRKIAVWRGVPSIQDLALTGPLFQLDGRETNLEDQAQSAISSHSEGGPVPRSQLRQVAAFQRGEFTSGRAKFVAGLMEHGVPAAQIPIPEDFMWLTPAEKRGREVFRAGCEPCHGGPTLSRITAPAMRENAAQFPVTKPDGNVLFTLVPGAGPQPVQGLRSTPDILNVGFGAFSYLGQIGQFPVLYNTTVELPRYRFRFYTDGTRQQRVTDLPPIPVTASGAPYDPIPAVDESGAPIVGPNLLPQWFSTDPGRALVTGDPLDFEAFDIPTLRGVARTAPYYHDNSMATLKDVVDVYSQFILPVTAPLNLPPVHPPETPNGLPESFSPAQKQDLLLFLNRL; translated from the coding sequence ATGGTGCCCATGCGTCTCATCGCGCGGCTCGCCAGTGCCTTCGCACTTGGCGGACTGACGCAGTGTACCCCCTCGACCCCTGGCGAGGACCCAGCCTCCGCGACCGAAGTCCCGACAACCACAGAGGCCCAGTCCCTCCACGGCCACACCCCGACCGGCAAGGCGCTCTTCATCCAGGCGTTTCCCAACACCAACGGACGCTCCTGTGCCACCTGCCACGTCCTCGAAGACAGCACAGCGCTCCGGCCCGCGCATGTCCAGGCCCTGTTCGCTTCCAATCCCCGTGATGTGCTGTTCAACCGAATCGACGCGGATGACCCTGGCGCGGCGGTGCCCACGTACGAGCATCTGAAGAAAGGCCTCGTGCGTGTCGTCCTCTCGCTGCCCGCCAACATGGATGTCATTGACACCCAGGGCCAGGTCATCACTTCGCCCGACCGGAAGATTGCCGTCTGGCGCGGCGTGCCGAGCATCCAGGATCTCGCCCTCACAGGGCCGCTCTTCCAGCTCGACGGCCGAGAAACGAACCTCGAGGACCAGGCCCAGTCCGCCATCTCCAGTCACAGCGAGGGAGGCCCCGTGCCCCGCTCGCAACTGCGCCAGGTGGCGGCGTTCCAGCGTGGTGAGTTCACCTCGGGCCGCGCGAAGTTCGTCGCGGGGTTGATGGAGCACGGGGTGCCGGCCGCCCAGATACCCATCCCCGAGGACTTCATGTGGCTCACGCCCGCGGAGAAGCGAGGGCGAGAGGTCTTCAGGGCCGGCTGCGAACCCTGTCACGGTGGTCCGACGCTGAGCCGGATTACCGCGCCCGCCATGCGCGAGAACGCAGCGCAGTTCCCGGTGACGAAGCCCGATGGCAACGTGCTGTTCACCCTCGTCCCTGGAGCCGGCCCCCAGCCCGTGCAAGGCCTTCGCTCGACGCCCGACATCCTAAATGTCGGCTTCGGCGCCTTCTCGTACCTGGGACAGATTGGCCAGTTCCCAGTGCTGTACAACACCACCGTCGAGCTGCCGCGCTATCGGTTCCGTTTCTACACGGATGGCACGCGCCAGCAACGCGTGACGGACCTGCCGCCCATCCCCGTGACAGCCAGCGGCGCGCCTTATGACCCGATTCCGGCTGTTGACGAGAGTGGAGCGCCCATCGTCGGCCCCAACCTCTTGCCGCAGTGGTTCTCCACCGACCCTGGCCGAGCCCTCGTCACCGGAGACCCGTTGGACTTCGAGGCCTTCGACATTCCCACGCTCAGGGGCGTCGCGAGGACAGCGCCGTACTACCACGACAACAGCATGGCGACCCTGAAGGACGTCGTCGACGTCTACAGCCAGTTCATCCTCCCTGTCACCGCGCCGCTGAACCTGCCACCGGTCCACCCGCCCGAGACTCCCAATGGACTTCCCGAGTCGTTCAGCCCCGCGCAGAAGCAGGACCTGCTCCTGTTCCTGAACCGGCTTTAG
- a CDS encoding kelch repeat-containing protein: MKNRPISLLAFFLALAVLGCGKDGPPPSQPPVEKFSVRVVLSEPRISAGTQTTAKAQVVHEDGRVVDLDASTSQQWTSSEPQVVSVEPQADGTAKLTGHKVGSALISVTTQGASGQASLEVTAARITSLRVSPDSASVVVGGTQQFTVQGRYTDGTTADVTNSATWTTSNNTLATVSVTGLGTAVAAGGPVTVTATLEGVHGTAQLTITAPPPVLTSIHVSPATASVISGATQQFTAQGSFSDGTTADVTSSATWTTSDSLVATVSGTGLGTGLAAGGPLTITATQGGVSGTAQLSVTGWMSAGALVTSRDQHTATRLESGKVLVAGGRNGSAPLTSAELYDPATNSWSPAKAMTNGRFAHAAVLTTHGYVLVAGGFGALTRAELYDPASDTWYFAGIMRGSRSGHTMTELPSSEVLVVGGTDGTKALATVELFDPLTSIWFESPSMGTARFNHTATLLASGKVLVTGGTLGSESLSSAEVYDPTAKTWTPAAPMATRRSFHTATRLSSGKVLVSGGQAPTEAAVSELYDPATNTWTSAGAVGEARSFHTATLLSSGQVLVVGGKGGSYSRTTELYDSAPASPSWSPNAPMAATRGAHTATPLTSGRVLVVGGEDGTRQLSTAEVYVP; this comes from the coding sequence ATGAAAAACCGACCCATCTCACTTCTTGCCTTCTTCCTGGCGTTGGCGGTCCTTGGCTGTGGCAAGGACGGTCCGCCTCCCTCCCAACCTCCCGTCGAAAAATTCTCCGTCAGGGTCGTCCTCTCGGAGCCCCGCATCTCCGCGGGGACCCAGACCACCGCGAAGGCCCAGGTGGTCCATGAAGATGGCCGCGTCGTCGACCTCGACGCTTCCACTTCACAGCAATGGACCTCGTCCGAGCCTCAAGTGGTCTCCGTCGAGCCGCAAGCGGATGGCACCGCCAAGCTGACGGGCCACAAGGTGGGGAGTGCCCTCATCTCAGTCACCACGCAGGGGGCCTCGGGCCAGGCATCCCTCGAGGTCACCGCGGCGCGTATCACCTCGCTGCGGGTTTCGCCCGACAGTGCCTCCGTGGTCGTTGGCGGCACGCAGCAGTTCACCGTCCAGGGCAGGTACACCGACGGCACGACGGCCGACGTGACGAACAGCGCGACGTGGACGACGAGCAACAACACCCTTGCCACCGTGAGCGTCACGGGCCTGGGCACCGCTGTGGCCGCGGGCGGTCCGGTCACCGTCACCGCCACCCTGGAGGGCGTGCATGGCACCGCACAGCTCACCATCACGGCTCCTCCGCCCGTGCTCACCTCCATTCACGTCTCCCCCGCGACGGCTTCCGTGATTTCCGGCGCGACCCAGCAGTTCACCGCCCAGGGCAGCTTCAGCGACGGCACCACGGCGGATGTGACGAGCAGCGCGACATGGACGACGAGCGACAGCCTCGTTGCCACCGTGAGCGGCACCGGCCTGGGCACCGGCCTGGCCGCGGGTGGGCCCCTCACCATCACCGCGACCCAGGGAGGCGTCAGTGGCACGGCCCAACTCAGCGTCACTGGGTGGATGTCCGCCGGAGCCCTGGTCACGAGCCGTGACCAGCACACCGCCACGCGGCTCGAGTCGGGCAAGGTGCTCGTCGCGGGCGGGCGCAATGGGTCGGCCCCCCTGACCAGTGCGGAGCTGTACGATCCAGCGACCAACTCCTGGTCTCCCGCCAAGGCCATGACCAACGGCCGCTTCGCTCACGCCGCCGTCTTGACCACCCACGGTTACGTGCTCGTCGCCGGGGGCTTCGGAGCCCTGACCAGGGCGGAGCTGTACGATCCGGCGAGCGACACCTGGTACTTCGCCGGCATCATGCGTGGGAGCCGCTCTGGCCATACCATGACGGAGCTGCCGTCGAGCGAGGTGCTCGTTGTCGGCGGCACCGATGGCACGAAGGCGCTGGCAACCGTGGAGCTGTTCGATCCGCTCACCAGCATCTGGTTCGAGTCCCCCTCCATGGGCACCGCCCGGTTCAACCACACGGCCACCTTGCTCGCTTCGGGCAAGGTCCTCGTCACAGGGGGAACCCTTGGCTCCGAGAGCTTGAGCAGTGCCGAGGTGTACGACCCGACCGCCAAGACGTGGACTCCAGCCGCCCCCATGGCGACGCGCCGGAGCTTTCACACGGCCACGCGGCTCTCCTCTGGCAAGGTGCTCGTTTCGGGGGGGCAAGCGCCCACCGAAGCCGCGGTCTCCGAGCTGTATGATCCCGCCACGAACACCTGGACCTCGGCTGGCGCCGTGGGCGAGGCCCGCTCCTTCCACACCGCGACGCTGCTCTCTTCGGGACAGGTCCTTGTCGTGGGCGGTAAGGGGGGCAGCTACTCCAGAACCACGGAGTTGTATGACTCGGCCCCGGCCTCCCCATCCTGGTCCCCAAACGCCCCCATGGCCGCGACCCGCGGAGCCCACACCGCGACGCCGCTGACCTCTGGCAGGGTGCTCGTCGTGGGAGGCGAAGATGGCACCCGCCAGCTTTCCACGGCGGAGGTCTACGTCCCCTGA